In one window of Methanoculleus thermophilus DNA:
- a CDS encoding ribonuclease H-like domain-containing protein yields MVHPFDQAGKLWRVRIDRAGEYEVVDESEKHLPGPWSTFIRRSDYDDARRLQNTLVAEYRGRRFEDAFRGREVVCSAGRCCLLESRRTMDLDARDPDRATEAILSDLTLVHGIGRVTERRLKRRGYQTIADLVRHPCYRQEASKVLELVAEGNTRDLMEQIGRRHRRSDPLLLEACRFHAPEDFLFLDIETLGLFSRPIILIGLARARGGSITISQYLLRSVDEEEAALTSVLPELETESTVLVTFNGRAFDLPYIRERLGYYGILADLDMPHVDVLHFARRRWGETLSSCRLSALEAEILGLARENDLPGALVPEFYDTYQRTGNPGPLIPIVEHNRQDLVSLVRLFALLRGDGNDCA; encoded by the coding sequence ATGGTTCACCCCTTTGATCAGGCGGGTAAGTTGTGGCGTGTCCGGATTGACCGGGCCGGGGAGTATGAGGTCGTCGACGAGAGCGAAAAGCACCTTCCCGGCCCATGGTCGACGTTCATCCGCCGCTCCGACTACGATGATGCCCGAAGGCTTCAAAACACCCTTGTTGCCGAGTACCGGGGGCGGAGATTTGAGGATGCTTTCCGCGGCCGGGAAGTTGTCTGCTCCGCCGGGAGGTGCTGTCTCCTCGAATCTCGCAGAACCATGGACCTCGATGCCCGCGACCCGGACCGGGCGACTGAGGCAATCCTATCGGATCTCACATTGGTCCACGGCATCGGCAGGGTGACCGAGCGGCGATTGAAGAGGCGGGGTTATCAGACGATCGCCGATCTCGTCCGGCACCCCTGCTACCGCCAGGAAGCCTCAAAGGTCCTGGAACTCGTGGCGGAGGGGAATACCCGTGACCTCATGGAGCAGATCGGGCGGCGACACCGCCGAAGCGACCCGCTCCTCCTTGAGGCCTGCCGGTTCCATGCCCCGGAGGACTTTCTCTTCCTGGATATCGAGACGCTGGGGCTCTTCTCTCGCCCGATCATCCTCATCGGTCTTGCCCGGGCCCGGGGAGGATCGATAACCATCAGCCAGTACCTGCTTAGATCAGTTGACGAGGAGGAGGCGGCGCTCACCTCCGTCCTCCCCGAACTGGAAACGGAGAGCACGGTCCTCGTCACCTTCAACGGCCGGGCGTTCGACCTCCCCTATATCCGTGAGCGGTTAGGATACTACGGCATCTTGGCTGACCTTGATATGCCGCATGTTGACGTCCTCCACTTCGCACGACGCCGCTGGGGTGAGACGCTATCTTCCTGCCGGCTCTCTGCGCTCGAGGCGGAGATCCTCGGTCTTGCCCGAGAGAATGATCTCCCGGGAGCGCTGGTGCCGGAGTTCTACGACACCTACCAGCGCACCGGAAATCCCGGTCCGCTCATCCCGATCGTGGAGCATAACCGTCAGGATCTCGTCTCGCTTGTCCGGCTCTTTGCGCTTCTCCGGGGGGATGGCAACGACTGTGCGTGA
- a CDS encoding DEAD/DEAH box helicase, which translates to MATTVREFLDLLAADPNVVHTRTTPPRAARYGILFRPLPEGLRTYCEGRGIRLYTHQAAAIEHLRAGENVIITTPTASGKTLAFLLPVFERLALDPAATALFLYPTKALANDQVKTIREIEDVSGIRVDAAIYDGDTPAGKRPAIRDRSRIILSNPHELHQVLAWHMKWSRFFRNLRFVVVDEAHRYRGVAGSHMAMLLRRLARIAEYYGARPQFVLSSATLANPTEFAARLTGEEAILIEDDGSPAGEKTFILYNPSVGDGGRSVHSVTKDLLLASVESGCRTLCFTLTRRLAEVIAARSREVPGISAYRAGYLPTVRRAIEDAAKDGSLRGVVTTNALELGIDIGSLDGVIISGYPGTMISFRQQAGRAGRRLGESFAVLVGFENPLDQYFMRHPEEFFSRPCEHAVVDTENPYILSGHLLCAASELPVDPKRDARWFGPDIAEMLAALERVCLLRKASRGWIYAGRRRAAEMVGLDSVTSDTFRVMYEGRLLETMDREQAFREAHPGAILLHRGETYVVTEMDLEQRTIQVEETDTDTYTQPLVTTDVAVVQELRRRDIGGVGVSFGDVTVSRQVIGYTVRHYDRVVSHHRLDLPPLSLATKAFWLTIPDRTLDTITAKGLDVAGGLHGAEHALIAVMPYHVVCDRRDIGGLSTPLHPATGAPTIFVYDGYEGGIGLAEKASTLLPAIAGMTHELVRDCSCTAGCPACIYSPQCGNQNQPLDKEAAILILDDLARRLATGTSTPDA; encoded by the coding sequence ATGGCAACGACTGTGCGTGAATTCCTCGACCTGCTCGCGGCGGACCCAAACGTCGTGCATACCAGGACCACGCCGCCCCGGGCGGCCCGGTACGGAATCCTCTTCCGTCCCCTCCCGGAAGGCCTCCGTACCTACTGCGAGGGAAGAGGGATCCGGCTTTATACCCACCAGGCTGCGGCGATCGAGCATCTGCGCGCCGGAGAGAACGTCATCATCACCACGCCGACCGCGAGCGGAAAGACGCTCGCTTTCCTCCTCCCGGTCTTCGAGCGTCTGGCGCTCGACCCCGCCGCGACCGCCCTCTTCCTCTACCCGACAAAGGCGCTCGCAAACGATCAGGTAAAGACCATCCGGGAGATAGAGGACGTTTCGGGAATACGGGTGGATGCGGCCATCTACGACGGCGATACGCCCGCCGGAAAGCGGCCGGCGATCCGGGATCGGTCCCGGATCATCCTATCAAACCCCCACGAACTCCACCAGGTCCTCGCCTGGCACATGAAGTGGAGCCGTTTTTTCCGAAACCTCCGGTTCGTGGTGGTCGACGAGGCGCATCGCTATCGCGGGGTTGCGGGATCTCATATGGCCATGCTCCTCCGCCGCCTTGCCCGCATTGCGGAGTACTACGGTGCCCGGCCGCAGTTCGTCCTCTCCTCTGCCACCCTTGCAAACCCGACCGAGTTCGCCGCCCGCCTGACCGGCGAGGAGGCGATCCTTATCGAGGATGACGGATCGCCGGCGGGTGAAAAGACGTTCATCCTCTACAACCCCTCTGTTGGAGACGGCGGACGATCGGTCCATTCTGTGACGAAGGACCTCCTCCTCGCCTCGGTGGAGAGCGGGTGCCGGACACTCTGTTTCACCCTCACCCGGAGGCTTGCCGAAGTGATCGCGGCCCGGTCCCGGGAGGTTCCAGGGATAAGCGCCTACCGGGCCGGCTACCTCCCGACCGTCCGGCGTGCGATCGAGGACGCCGCGAAGGACGGCAGCCTTCGCGGCGTCGTGACGACGAACGCCCTCGAACTCGGGATCGATATCGGGTCGCTTGACGGTGTCATCATATCGGGGTATCCGGGGACGATGATCTCCTTCCGGCAGCAGGCGGGACGGGCTGGACGCCGTTTGGGGGAGTCTTTTGCCGTCCTGGTCGGGTTCGAGAACCCTCTCGACCAGTATTTCATGCGCCACCCGGAGGAGTTCTTCTCCCGGCCCTGCGAGCACGCCGTCGTGGACACGGAGAACCCCTACATCCTCTCGGGCCATCTCCTCTGTGCGGCATCGGAACTCCCGGTCGACCCAAAGCGCGATGCCCGCTGGTTCGGTCCCGATATCGCGGAGATGCTTGCTGCGCTCGAGCGTGTCTGCCTGCTCCGGAAGGCTTCGCGGGGCTGGATCTATGCCGGGCGGAGACGGGCGGCGGAGATGGTCGGGCTTGATTCCGTTACCTCCGATACCTTCCGGGTGATGTATGAGGGCAGGCTGCTCGAGACGATGGATCGTGAGCAGGCCTTCCGGGAGGCTCACCCGGGTGCAATCCTCCTCCATCGCGGGGAGACCTACGTGGTGACCGAGATGGACCTTGAGCAGCGCACGATTCAGGTGGAGGAGACCGATACCGATACCTACACCCAGCCCCTCGTCACCACCGATGTTGCGGTCGTGCAGGAACTCCGGCGCCGCGACATCGGCGGCGTGGGAGTCTCGTTTGGGGACGTTACAGTCAGTCGGCAGGTCATCGGGTACACGGTGCGGCACTATGATCGGGTCGTGAGCCACCACCGGCTGGACCTCCCGCCGCTCTCCCTCGCGACAAAGGCCTTCTGGCTCACCATACCGGACCGGACGTTGGATACGATCACCGCTAAAGGGTTGGACGTTGCCGGTGGGCTGCACGGTGCGGAGCATGCCCTGATCGCAGTCATGCCCTACCATGTCGTCTGCGACCGCCGCGATATCGGCGGTCTTTCGACCCCTCTTCACCCTGCAACCGGTGCTCCGACGATCTTCGTCTACGACGGCTATGAGGGCGGGATCGGGCTTGCCGAGAAGGCCTCCACTCTCCTCCCCGCGATCGCCGGGATGACGCACGAACTGGTCCGCGACTGCTCGTGCACCGCAGGGTGTCCGGCATGCATCTACTCGCCACAGTGCGGGAACCAGAACCAGCCCCTCGATAAAGAGGCGGCCATTCTTATCCTCGACGACCTCGCCCGACGACTTGCGACGGGTACTTCCACTCCGGACGCCTGA
- a CDS encoding archaemetzincin family Zn-dependent metalloprotease produces MNIVLVPIGAVDPAELRMLVNPLRAVFSRDVVIGEGVPLPKAARNDPRSQHDAEMVLESLALSVEMERHDRVLGVTNADLYLPGMNFVFGIARERWAIISLHRLRESFYGLPDDPDLFRRRAVVEAVHELGHTFGLAHCKRSRCVMFFSNTVAETDRKGPEFCMRCRLHLASEGLGGRALAWGGGPVES; encoded by the coding sequence ATGAATATTGTTCTGGTCCCTATCGGGGCGGTCGATCCGGCCGAGTTGCGGATGCTTGTGAACCCCTTACGAGCAGTCTTCTCCCGGGACGTCGTGATCGGCGAGGGGGTGCCCCTCCCAAAAGCCGCACGAAATGATCCCCGCAGTCAGCATGACGCGGAGATGGTGCTTGAGTCCCTTGCCCTCTCCGTGGAGATGGAGCGTCACGATCGGGTGCTGGGAGTCACGAACGCCGATCTCTACCTTCCCGGAATGAACTTCGTCTTCGGGATCGCAAGGGAGCGATGGGCAATAATATCCCTGCACCGGCTCAGAGAGTCGTTTTACGGTCTTCCTGATGATCCGGACCTCTTTCGCCGCCGGGCTGTTGTGGAGGCCGTGCATGAGCTGGGACACACCTTCGGGCTTGCTCACTGCAAACGATCCCGGTGCGTCATGTTCTTCTCGAACACCGTCGCCGAGACCGATCGGAAAGGGCCGGAGTTCTGCATGAGGTGTCGTCTCCATCTTGCTTCCGAAGGGCTCGGCGGTCGGGCTCTTGCCTGGGGAGGCGGCCCGGTCGAATCGTGA
- a CDS encoding helix-turn-helix transcriptional regulator, translated as MKTRIRELRAKTGLTQEELAQQVGVRRETIVFLEKGKYNPSLKLAYKVARALDSTIEEVFTFDDEDLA; from the coding sequence ATGAAGACCCGGATCCGGGAACTCCGGGCAAAGACCGGGCTCACCCAGGAGGAACTGGCACAGCAGGTAGGGGTCCGGCGCGAGACGATTGTCTTCCTTGAGAAAGGGAAGTACAACCCCTCCCTAAAACTCGCCTACAAGGTGGCCCGGGCGCTTGATTCCACCATCGAGGAGGTCTTCACCTTCGATGACGAGGATCTGGCGTGA
- a CDS encoding bifunctional alpha,alpha-trehalose-phosphate synthase (UDP-forming)/trehalose-phosphatase has translation MNRLLIVSNRLPISISRKNGDIHLQRSVGGLATGVGSFYKSYESLWIGWPGINVQKKQDDERDRIVDVLQKEQCHPVFLSPYDIKHYYDGFCNNTLWPLLHYFNHFAEYNPKTWQVYQRVNEKFCDAVMEVVRPDDIIWVHDYHLMLLPQMLRERLPDAEIGYFHHIPFPSYEVFRHLPWRKEILSGLLGADLIGFHTYGYVRHFLSSVRRLLGYEHSFGEVRTGTRVVRTDLFPMGIDYQRFADAAGSTPVQKEIARIRQMYGKRKIILSFDRLDYTKGIPLRLEAFDALLEKKPEYRGAVSLVLVAVPSRTGVDSYQALKKQIDELVGRINGKYGTTDWTPVSYFYNFLPFDTLVAFYSAADVALVTPLRDGMNLMAKEYVATRTDGTGVLILSEMAGAAEELGEAIIVNPNDQDAVIEAIEAALAMPEKEQIERNRTMQKRLMRYDIEHWVGDFLTRLGDARAVQVERSEQIITPDIREELVADYATGEDRLLLLDYDGTLVPFAAKPQKAVPDDATRKLLEALSRAPGNEVVVISGRDRYTLDAWFGAMDIGLIAEHGVWIKERSGEWRMSEALSDEWKAEIYPLLELYTDRTPGAFIEEKDYSLVWHYRRTEPLLGAQRAKDLKDDLLHLTSNLNVGVMEGNKVIEIKNNVVNKGRAALNWVTQRAWDFILAIGDDRTDEDLFEVLPPEAYSIKVGLAPSRARFNLVEQRDVLPLLWRCIECDRDGVTTKKKRQGREKSLIESVAPG, from the coding sequence ATGAACCGATTACTGATAGTATCAAACAGACTTCCAATCAGCATCTCCCGGAAAAATGGCGATATTCACCTGCAAAGGAGCGTTGGCGGCCTTGCAACCGGTGTTGGCTCATTCTACAAATCCTACGAGAGCCTCTGGATCGGCTGGCCCGGCATCAACGTCCAGAAGAAGCAGGATGACGAGAGGGACCGAATCGTAGATGTACTCCAGAAGGAGCAGTGCCACCCGGTCTTTCTTTCCCCCTACGATATCAAGCACTACTACGATGGGTTCTGCAACAACACCCTCTGGCCGCTCCTTCATTACTTCAACCACTTTGCCGAGTACAACCCAAAGACATGGCAGGTTTACCAGCGGGTGAACGAGAAGTTCTGCGACGCCGTGATGGAGGTAGTCCGGCCCGATGATATCATCTGGGTCCATGACTACCACCTGATGCTTCTGCCGCAGATGCTCCGCGAGCGTCTCCCTGATGCGGAGATCGGCTACTTCCATCACATCCCCTTCCCCTCGTATGAGGTCTTTCGGCACCTGCCCTGGAGGAAGGAGATCCTCTCCGGCCTTCTTGGGGCGGACCTCATAGGCTTTCATACCTACGGTTACGTCCGCCACTTCCTCTCCAGTGTTCGGCGGCTTTTAGGCTACGAGCACTCGTTCGGAGAGGTTCGGACCGGGACCCGCGTGGTGCGGACCGATCTCTTCCCCATGGGGATCGACTACCAGCGGTTTGCCGACGCTGCAGGCAGCACCCCCGTCCAGAAGGAGATCGCCCGGATACGGCAGATGTACGGGAAACGCAAAATAATCCTCTCGTTCGACCGCCTGGACTACACGAAAGGGATCCCCCTCCGGCTTGAGGCCTTCGACGCACTCCTCGAGAAGAAACCCGAGTATCGGGGTGCCGTCTCCCTTGTCCTCGTCGCGGTCCCGTCCCGGACGGGCGTCGATAGTTACCAGGCGCTCAAGAAACAGATCGACGAACTCGTCGGGCGCATCAACGGGAAGTACGGGACGACCGACTGGACTCCGGTCAGTTACTTCTACAACTTCCTCCCGTTTGATACACTGGTGGCGTTCTACAGCGCTGCCGATGTCGCGTTGGTGACACCGCTCCGTGACGGGATGAACCTGATGGCGAAAGAGTACGTCGCCACGAGGACCGACGGCACCGGGGTGCTCATCCTCTCCGAGATGGCGGGAGCGGCCGAGGAACTCGGTGAGGCGATCATCGTCAATCCAAACGACCAGGACGCGGTGATCGAGGCGATTGAGGCTGCACTTGCCATGCCGGAGAAGGAGCAGATCGAGCGGAACCGGACGATGCAGAAGCGGCTGATGCGCTACGACATCGAGCACTGGGTCGGCGACTTCCTCACACGCCTCGGTGATGCCCGGGCTGTCCAGGTCGAGCGCTCCGAACAGATCATCACACCCGACATCAGGGAGGAACTGGTCGCAGATTACGCTACCGGAGAGGACCGGCTCCTCCTCCTCGACTACGACGGAACCCTGGTGCCTTTTGCCGCAAAACCACAGAAGGCGGTCCCCGACGATGCCACCCGAAAGTTACTCGAGGCCCTCTCCCGGGCTCCGGGAAACGAGGTCGTGGTAATCAGCGGCAGAGACCGGTATACCCTGGATGCCTGGTTCGGGGCGATGGATATTGGGCTCATTGCCGAGCACGGGGTCTGGATAAAAGAGCGGTCCGGAGAGTGGCGGATGTCTGAGGCGCTCTCGGATGAGTGGAAGGCGGAGATTTACCCGCTCCTTGAGCTCTACACGGACCGCACGCCCGGCGCCTTCATCGAGGAGAAGGACTACTCCCTCGTCTGGCACTACCGGAGGACGGAGCCGCTGCTCGGTGCACAGCGGGCAAAGGATCTCAAAGACGATCTCCTGCACCTGACCTCCAACCTGAATGTCGGCGTTATGGAAGGCAACAAGGTCATCGAGATCAAGAACAACGTCGTCAACAAAGGGAGAGCGGCGCTGAACTGGGTCACCCAGCGGGCCTGGGACTTTATCCTCGCCATCGGCGACGATCGGACCGATGAAGACCTCTTTGAGGTGCTGCCGCCCGAAGCCTACTCGATCAAGGTCGGGCTCGCCCCGAGCAGGGCACGCTTCAACCTGGTTGAGCAGCGGGACGTGCTGCCGTTGCTCTGGAGGTGCATCGAGTGCGACAGGGACGGCGTGACCACAAAAAAGAAGAGACAGGGGCGGGAAAAGAGCCTTATTGAGTCGGTTGCCCCAGGATGA
- the sepS gene encoding O-phosphoserine--tRNA ligase: protein MRFDVEEFKKRAREDFEHAWHEGPSVLTPAGIEERYPRLKYTRATAHPIFEITQRLRETYLSMGFDEAMNPIIVEEADIYRQFGPEAMAVLDRVFYLGGLPRPNVGIARKQVEEIEAILGRTIPNETEERLRETLHGYKKGTIDGDELTHELATVLGADDATVVHILDAVFPEFKALAPESSRNTLRSHMTSGWFLTLSSLWEKRRLPIRLFSVDRCFRREQEEGPTRLMAYHSASCVVAGEDVTLEEGKAVSEALLSAFGFTEFRFQPDEKRSKYYMPGTQTEVYARHPVLGWVEVATFGIYSPSALAEYGIGVPVMNLGLGVERLAMIVYQSNDIRQLSFPQFFPQEVSDRDIAGAIHLREEPRSVLGKQMAEAIRATAAEHATAPGPCAFTAWKGEIAGREIEVIVEEPESNTKLCGPACANEVYVHDGSVLGVPDTEKWAKVRAEGVSTGITYLDAVANLAAARIEEATRCGEEAHIQVKMSKLPSDINLRIEEYAMRYITDHNRKVDLRGPVFLTVRSVILGQPTQ from the coding sequence ATGAGATTCGATGTGGAAGAGTTCAAAAAGAGAGCGAGAGAAGACTTCGAACACGCCTGGCACGAAGGGCCGTCGGTCCTGACCCCGGCCGGGATTGAGGAGCGATACCCCCGGCTGAAGTACACCCGGGCTACGGCCCACCCGATCTTTGAGATCACGCAGCGGCTCCGCGAGACCTACCTCTCGATGGGGTTTGACGAGGCGATGAACCCCATCATCGTCGAGGAAGCCGATATCTATCGACAGTTCGGGCCTGAAGCCATGGCCGTCCTCGACCGGGTCTTCTACCTCGGCGGGCTGCCCCGTCCGAATGTCGGGATTGCACGTAAGCAGGTCGAGGAGATCGAGGCCATCCTTGGTCGCACAATCCCGAACGAGACCGAAGAGAGGCTCCGCGAGACTCTCCACGGCTACAAGAAGGGAACGATCGACGGAGACGAGCTGACGCACGAACTCGCCACCGTCCTTGGTGCGGACGATGCAACCGTGGTGCACATCCTCGATGCCGTCTTCCCCGAATTCAAGGCGCTCGCACCTGAGTCGTCGCGAAACACCCTCCGCAGCCACATGACGAGCGGCTGGTTCCTCACACTCTCCTCCCTCTGGGAGAAGCGCCGCCTCCCCATCCGGCTCTTCTCGGTTGACCGGTGTTTTAGGCGGGAGCAGGAGGAGGGGCCGACCCGCCTGATGGCCTACCACTCGGCATCCTGCGTCGTCGCGGGCGAAGACGTCACTCTCGAGGAGGGGAAAGCCGTCAGCGAGGCCCTCCTCTCGGCCTTCGGGTTTACCGAGTTCCGGTTCCAGCCCGACGAGAAGCGGTCGAAGTACTACATGCCCGGGACCCAGACGGAGGTCTACGCCCGCCACCCTGTCCTTGGGTGGGTCGAGGTCGCCACGTTCGGCATCTACTCCCCCTCGGCGCTCGCGGAGTACGGGATCGGCGTGCCGGTGATGAACCTCGGTCTTGGGGTGGAGAGGCTAGCGATGATCGTCTACCAGTCAAACGATATCCGCCAGCTCAGCTTCCCGCAATTCTTCCCGCAGGAGGTCTCGGACCGGGATATCGCCGGCGCCATCCACCTCCGCGAGGAGCCGAGATCCGTTCTTGGAAAGCAGATGGCCGAGGCAATCCGGGCTACGGCCGCCGAGCACGCGACGGCCCCCGGGCCGTGTGCGTTTACCGCGTGGAAGGGTGAGATTGCAGGAAGGGAGATCGAAGTCATCGTCGAGGAGCCCGAGTCCAACACGAAACTCTGCGGCCCTGCCTGTGCAAACGAGGTCTACGTCCACGACGGCTCGGTGCTCGGGGTCCCGGACACCGAGAAGTGGGCGAAGGTCAGGGCAGAGGGCGTCTCCACCGGCATCACGTATCTCGATGCCGTTGCAAACCTCGCCGCCGCCCGGATCGAGGAGGCCACACGGTGCGGAGAGGAGGCCCATATCCAGGTGAAGATGTCAAAACTCCCCTCGGACATCAACCTGCGCATCGAGGAGTACGCGATGCGGTATATCACCGACCACAACAGAAAGGTGGACCTCCGTGGACCGGTCTTTTTGACGGTCAGGTCCGTCATCCTGGGGCAACCGACTCAATAA
- the twy1 gene encoding 4-demethylwyosine synthase TYW1 produces MHSEACKALKRQGYQFVSPASSAAVKPCMWNKRALKGGEMCYKAQFYGIESHRCVQMTPTLKCNQHCLFCWRSFEHEVVEDEECPPEAIIANLRRLQKKALSGYKVSPYVAPERFAEALAPTMVAISLSGEPTCYSRLAELIDGLNAEGYTTFLVSNGTRPDVLSRCRPYQTYVSLDAPDRETYLSLCRPREDYWDHILESLAGLAGRRSAIRTTVVRGYNDFSPERYAAIYQDSGARFIEVKGYMHLGYSRNRLERDRMPEHHEIRAFAEKITEHCDYTIKDESPASRVVCLERKI; encoded by the coding sequence ATGCACTCAGAAGCATGTAAGGCCTTAAAGAGGCAGGGCTACCAGTTCGTCAGCCCTGCCTCTTCGGCGGCCGTCAAGCCCTGCATGTGGAACAAACGGGCGCTCAAGGGCGGCGAGATGTGCTACAAGGCGCAGTTCTACGGGATCGAGAGCCACCGTTGCGTCCAGATGACCCCGACCCTCAAGTGCAACCAGCACTGTCTCTTCTGCTGGCGGTCTTTCGAGCACGAGGTTGTGGAGGATGAGGAGTGCCCGCCGGAAGCGATCATCGCGAACCTCCGCCGCCTCCAGAAGAAAGCCCTCTCGGGCTACAAGGTCTCGCCCTACGTCGCGCCGGAGCGGTTTGCCGAGGCCCTCGCTCCCACGATGGTCGCGATATCCCTCTCGGGAGAGCCGACCTGCTACTCGCGCCTTGCGGAACTCATCGATGGTCTCAACGCCGAAGGCTACACAACGTTCCTCGTCTCGAACGGGACCCGGCCGGACGTTCTCTCCCGGTGCCGGCCCTACCAGACCTACGTCTCGCTCGATGCCCCCGACCGGGAGACCTACCTCTCCCTCTGTCGCCCGAGAGAGGACTACTGGGACCATATCCTCGAGAGTCTCGCCGGGCTTGCCGGCCGGCGATCCGCCATCCGGACCACCGTGGTGCGCGGCTACAACGACTTCTCCCCCGAGCGGTATGCGGCGATCTACCAGGACTCCGGGGCCAGGTTCATCGAAGTAAAGGGTTATATGCATCTGGGGTACAGTAGGAATCGACTGGAGAGGGACCGAATGCCGGAACATCACGAAATTCGGGCGTTCGCCGAGAAAATAACGGAGCACTGCGACTATACCATCAAGGATGAGAGCCCGGCAAGCCGGGTCGTCTGTCTGGAGCGGAAGATATGA
- the argS gene encoding arginine--tRNA ligase, whose amino-acid sequence MFQEKYHQIERMLRACTGEEDVLLTTGGDHADLASTIAFKLAKKEKRPPQKIAADIVEKLSKDPELGDVQVEAAGPYINFRFGPSLLGEAVREALEPGYGKHSRRSVRVILEHTSANPNGPLHVGHIRNTVIGDTLARAFRKAGYPLEVQYYLNDMGRQIAIVSWGFDRLDIPRSEGEKEDHYVARVYVAANREIEKNPEITKEIDHLMQKVEQGDAETVAKFRRVVSLCAEGIKATLAAMNAHHDRFVWESDFVRIGDVDRIFERIRRLPQTHEDETLWVDLSERGFEKKYILRRSDGTSVYSARDLAYHTWKARNYDRMIDVLGADHKLIGAQLQATLELLGERPPEIVFFEFVSLPEGSMSTRAGKFVSADELIEEVTSKAYEEVTVRRPELSEEERRSIAKSVAIAAIRYDIVKVSPEKSTVFDWKEALDFERQSGPYIQYAHARACSILEKAGEFTPMFTYETEHEVALARHLARFPAVIEQTVEELRPHLLANYARELADLFNAFYHYDPVLKSEGETRNSRLTLVDAVRNTLQESLEILGIDALRSM is encoded by the coding sequence ATGTTTCAGGAGAAGTACCACCAGATTGAGCGCATGCTCCGCGCATGCACCGGTGAAGAGGATGTCCTCCTCACGACAGGCGGGGATCACGCCGACCTCGCCTCGACGATAGCGTTCAAACTTGCGAAGAAGGAGAAGCGCCCTCCCCAGAAGATCGCCGCCGATATCGTGGAGAAACTCTCCAAAGACCCAGAACTCGGCGACGTGCAGGTTGAGGCCGCCGGTCCCTACATCAACTTCCGGTTCGGCCCGTCACTCCTCGGAGAGGCGGTAAGAGAGGCGCTCGAGCCCGGCTACGGGAAACATTCCCGCCGCTCCGTCCGGGTCATACTCGAGCACACGAGCGCAAACCCGAATGGGCCCCTTCATGTCGGGCATATCCGAAACACGGTCATCGGCGACACCCTTGCCCGGGCATTCCGCAAAGCCGGGTATCCACTCGAGGTGCAGTATTACTTAAACGATATGGGCCGCCAGATCGCCATCGTCTCATGGGGATTTGACCGCCTCGATATCCCCCGGAGCGAGGGCGAGAAGGAGGACCATTACGTCGCCCGGGTCTACGTCGCGGCAAACCGTGAGATCGAGAAGAACCCGGAGATAACCAAGGAGATCGATCACCTCATGCAGAAGGTGGAGCAGGGCGACGCGGAGACCGTCGCGAAGTTCCGCAGAGTCGTCTCCCTCTGTGCCGAAGGGATCAAGGCGACCCTCGCCGCAATGAATGCCCACCACGACCGGTTCGTCTGGGAGAGCGATTTTGTCCGGATCGGGGATGTGGATCGGATCTTTGAGCGGATCCGGCGCCTGCCTCAGACCCATGAGGACGAGACCCTCTGGGTCGATCTCTCGGAGAGAGGCTTTGAGAAGAAGTACATCCTCCGGCGCAGCGACGGCACATCGGTCTACAGCGCCCGCGACCTCGCCTACCACACCTGGAAGGCCCGCAACTACGACCGGATGATCGACGTCCTCGGAGCAGATCACAAGTTGATCGGCGCCCAACTCCAGGCCACCCTGGAACTGCTCGGCGAGCGGCCGCCCGAGATCGTCTTCTTCGAGTTCGTCTCCCTCCCCGAGGGCTCCATGAGCACCCGGGCAGGCAAATTCGTCTCGGCAGACGAACTGATCGAGGAGGTGACCTCAAAGGCATACGAGGAGGTGACCGTCCGCCGGCCGGAACTCTCCGAAGAGGAACGGCGCTCGATCGCAAAGTCGGTCGCCATCGCCGCCATCCGCTACGACATCGTGAAGGTCTCCCCGGAGAAGAGCACGGTCTTCGACTGGAAGGAGGCTCTGGACTTCGAGCGGCAGAGCGGACCCTACATCCAGTACGCTCACGCCCGGGCCTGCAGCATCCTCGAGAAGGCCGGAGAGTTTACGCCGATGTTTACCTATGAGACCGAGCACGAGGTCGCGCTCGCCCGACACCTTGCCCGGTTCCCGGCCGTCATCGAGCAGACCGTGGAGGAACTTCGGCCGCATCTCCTCGCCAACTACGCCCGCGAACTCGCCGACCTCTTCAACGCCTTCTACCACTACGACCCGGTCTTGAAGAGCGAAGGCGAGACCCGCAACAGCCGTCTCACGCTTGTCGATGCAGTCAGAAACACCCTGCAGGAGTCGTTAGAGATACTCGGTATCGATGCACTCAGAAGCATGTAA